Proteins co-encoded in one Medicago truncatula cultivar Jemalong A17 chromosome 8, MtrunA17r5.0-ANR, whole genome shotgun sequence genomic window:
- the LOC11405216 gene encoding protein tas isoform X1, with protein MMSGGGGVPVFNLAPNLNVSRLCLGTMTFGEQNTLSQSFQLLDEAYHAGINFFDSAEMYPVPQRAQTWGMSEEYFGHWIKHRNIPRDRLVIATKVAGPSGQMTWIRGGPKSLDATNISQAIDNSLLRMQLDYIDLYQIHWPDRYVPMFGETEYDPVQQYSSISIDEQLDALSRAVNDGKIRYIGLSNETPYGLMKFIQVAEKSSSYPKIVSLQNSYSLLCRTFDSAMAECCHQESISLLAYSPLAMGILSGKYFSHGNGPADARLNLFKGKYSEGESRYNLSNKAIQAAAREYLDIAKTYGLHPVSLAIAFVLQHPLVASVVFGATKSWQLREVINACKIKLTSEVIEEINKVHSRFPNPCP; from the exons ATGATGTCAGGTGGAGGAGGAGTTCCTGTCTTCAACCTTGCTCCTAATCTCAATGTTTCAAGGCTGTGTTTGGGAACCATGACATTTGGGGAACAGAACACGTTGTCTCAGTCATTTCAGCTTCTCGATGAAGCCTACCATGCTGGAATCAACTTCTTTGACTCCGCAGAAAT GTATCCAGTGCCTCAACGTGCTCAGACTTGGGGAATGAGTGAGGAGTATTTTGGCCATTGGATTAAACACCGGAATATCCCCAGGGACCGTCTCGTTATTGCAACTAAG GTTGCTGGACCATCTGGGCAGATGACTTGGATTAGAGGTGGTCCTAAATCTTTGGATGCCACCAATATTAGTCAAGCTATAGATAATAG TTTGTTGCGGATGCAATTGGATTATATAGATCTTTATCAAATTCATTGGCCTGATCG GTATGTTCCAATGTTTGGAGAAACCGAATATGATCCAGTCCAACAATACTCTTCAATTAGTATAGATGAACAACTTGACGCTCTTAGCAGAGCAGTGAATGACGGGAAG ATCAGATACATTGGTCTTAGTAATGAAACACCGTATGGCTTGATGAAGTTTATTCAGGTTGCAGAAAAAAGTTCTTCCTACCCAAAGATAGTTTCTTTGCAG AATTCATATAGCTTGCTATGTAGGACTTTTGATTCTGCAATGGCTGAGTGCTGTCATCAGGAAAG TATTAGCCTGTTGGCCTACAGTCCTCTAGCAATGGGTATTCTTTCAGGCAAATATTTTTCCCATGGTAATGGTCCAGCAGATGCTCGTTtaaatcttttcaaag GAAAGTATTCAGAAGGAGAATCCAGATACAACTTGTCCAATAAAGCTATACAAGCAGCTGCTAGG GAATACCTTGATATTGCAAAAACATATGGTCTTCATCCTGTATCACTTGCTATAG CTTTTGTTTTGCAACACCCTCTTGTTGCTAGTGTTGTTTTTGGGGCTACCAAATCATGGCAGCTCCGGGAAGTTATAAATGCATGCAAGATCAAGCTTACATCTGAAGTTATTGAAGAAATTAACAAGGTTCATTCAAGGTTTCCAAATCCATGTCCTTGA
- the LOC11408207 gene encoding cold-regulated 413 inner membrane protein 1, chloroplastic: MISSSTLGCVLSSSSSTSIVNARSTTFSLLNCTRTTDPSSSSSLSFSHPRTFNPLCLRSFTRHYGIKIAHNPKTSTNGFRLFSSYAPYPFTTPNIQWLSTVSSLVLILAKGTAVPKSFIVPLFALQAPAPVFSWIQGRYGVWSAFLALLVRLFFHIPGELELPFIAFLLVIVAPHEAVRLRDTKEGAVISLLIAVYLAFQHFSRTSLEKSFDQGSVVSTLAVIGITVASLLLLI; this comes from the exons atgatatcatcatcaacattaggCTGTgtgttatcatcatcatcatcaacttcaatTGTAAATGCACGATCTAccactttctctctcctcaACTGCACCCGAACAACAgatccatcatcatcatcatcgctCTCTTTCTCTCACCCTCGCACCTTCAATCCCCTATGCCTCAG ATCCTTCACTCGTCATTACGGAATCAAAATCGCCCACAACCCCAAAACTAGCACCAACGGATTTCGTTTGTTTTCTTCTTATGCTCCTTATCCTTTCACTACTCCTAATATTCAGTGGCTCTCTACTGTCTCTTCTCT GGTTTTGATACTGGCAAAGGGCACTGCTGTACCAAAATCATTTATTGTTCCATTATTTGCTTTGCAAGCCCCTGCACCTGTTTTTTCCTGGATACA AGGTAGATATGGTGTGTGGTCAGCATTCTTGGCACTTCTCGTCCGTCTCTTCTTTCATATTCCAG GTGAACTTGAGTTGCCATTTATAGCGTTTCTCTTGGTGATTGTAGCTCCTCACGAGGCTGTGAGATTAAG GGACACAAAAGAAGGTGCCGTGATTTCTTTATTGATTGCGGTGTATTTGGCTTTCCAACATTTCTCAAGAACAAGCTTGGAGAAATCATTTGACCAAGGTTCAGTTGTTTCCACCTTAGCAGTCATCGGTATCACTGTCGCATCCTTGTTGCTTCTTATCTGA
- the LOC11411398 gene encoding carboxyl-terminal-processing peptidase 1, chloroplastic, with amino-acid sequence MNVWLIPSSLSTTPTALSTPHHHLHLPIIPTKLSLHNTLLATTLSFGFFLSPFPSSASVLQPTPLPIPLSTSSETCRDVELRNITVPTAPEVVTNEGLVQEAWQIVDDDFLDTGRNRWSQDTWQLKKNDILSNTIQTRSKAHNIIKRMLASLGDPYTRFLSPEEFSKMARYDMTGIGINLREVTDENGDHRLKVLGLILDGPAHSAGVRQGDEILAVNDTEVKGKSAFEVSSLLQGPNGTSVTIQLKHGNCGPVESIEVQRQFVARTPVSYRMEQTESDAAQIGYIRLKEFNALARKDLVIAMKRLQDMGASYFVLDLRDNLGGLVQAGIEIAKLFLNEGDTVIYTAGRDPQFQQAVVSDTSPLIRAPLVVLVNDKTASASEIVASALHDNCRAVLVGKRTYGKGLIQSVFELQDGSGVVITVGKYVTPKHKDINGNGIEPDFQKLPAWDDVSQHLSKCSMLQQG; translated from the exons ATGAATGTGTGGCTAATACCTTCATCACTCTCCACCACTCCAACAGCACTTTCAACAccccatcatcatcttcatcttccaaTTATTCCCACTAAGCTTTCCCTTCACAACACCCTCCTTGCAACTACTCTCTCTTTTGGTTTCTTCTTATCCCCTTTCCCTTCTTCTGCCTCTGTTCTTCAACCCACTCCCCTTCCAATCCCTCTCTCTACTTCCTCCGAAACATGCCGTGATGTTGAGCTACGAAATATCACGGTTCCAACTGCTCCTGAAGTTGTTACCAATGAAGGACTTGTTCAGGAAGCTTGGCAGATTGTCGATGATGACTTTCTTGATACTGGTCGCAACCGTTGGTCTCAAGATACCTGGCAG CTAAAGAAGAATGATATTTTGAGCAATACAATTCAGACAAGGTCAAAGGCACACAACATCATCAAGCGAATGCTGGCCAGTTTGGGCGATCCTTATACACGTTTTCTTTCACCTGAGGAG tTCTCCAAGATGGCGAGGTATGACATGACTGGTATTGGAATAAACCTTAGGGAAGTTACGGATGAAAATGGAGACCATAGGCTGAAGGTATTGGGATTAATATTGGACGGTCCTGCTCATTCTGCTGGTGTCAGACAG GGGGATGAAATATTGGCAGTCAATGACACAGAGGTAAAGGGAAAATCAGCATTTGAAGTATCATCCCTGTTGCAAGGCCCTAACGGAACATCTGTGACTATTCAG CTCAAGCATGGAAACTGTGGACCTGTTGAATCAATTGAAGTTCAGCGGCAATTTGTGGCTCGCACACCAGTCTCTTACCGTATGGAACAAACAGAAAGTGATGCTGCTCAAATTGGGTATATCCGCCTCAAAGAGTTCAATGCATTGGCTCGAAAGGATTTAGTCATCG CAATGAAGCGACTTCAAGACATGGGTGCCTCATATTTTGTATTGGATCTTAGAGATAATCTTGGTGGGCTAGTGCAG gcCGGAATTGAAATCGCAAAGCTTTTCCTAAACGAAGGAGACACG GTCATCTACACTGCTGGAAGAGACCCCCAGTTCCAGCAAGCTGTTGTTTCGGATACTTCACCATTGATCCGTGCTCCTCTTGTT GTTTTAGTGAATGACAAGACTGCTAGTGCTAGTGAAATA GTTGCTTCCGCACTTCATGATAATTGTAGAGCTGTTCTCGTTGGAAAACGCACATATGGCAAG GGTTTAATCCAATCTGTCTTCGAGCTTCAAGATGGGTCTGGTGTGGTTATTACTGTTGGGAAGTATGTAACACCAAAGCACAAGGACATAAACGGCAACGGAATAGAGCCTGACTTCCAGAAACTTCCAG CTTGGGATGACGTCAGCCAGCATCTTTCAAAATGCAGTATGCTTCAGCAAGGATAA
- the LOC11405216 gene encoding protein tas isoform X2 encodes MMSGGGGVPVFNLAPNLNVSRLCLGTMTFGEQNTLSQSFQLLDEAYHAGINFFDSAEMYPVPQRAQTWGMSEEYFGHWIKHRNIPRDRLVIATKVAGPSGQMTWIRGGPKSLDATNISQAIDNSLLRMQLDYIDLYQIHWPDRYVPMFGETEYDPVQQYSSISIDEQLDALSRAVNDGKIRYIGLSNETPYGLMKFIQVAEKSSSYPKIVSLQNSYSLLCRTFDSAMAECCHQESISLLAYSPLAMGILSGKYFSHGNGPADARLNLFKGKYSEGESRYNLSNKAIQAAAREYLDIAKTYGLHPVSLAIGHLLLHELIGALLASLFHLLLAQDFTFVSTSC; translated from the exons ATGATGTCAGGTGGAGGAGGAGTTCCTGTCTTCAACCTTGCTCCTAATCTCAATGTTTCAAGGCTGTGTTTGGGAACCATGACATTTGGGGAACAGAACACGTTGTCTCAGTCATTTCAGCTTCTCGATGAAGCCTACCATGCTGGAATCAACTTCTTTGACTCCGCAGAAAT GTATCCAGTGCCTCAACGTGCTCAGACTTGGGGAATGAGTGAGGAGTATTTTGGCCATTGGATTAAACACCGGAATATCCCCAGGGACCGTCTCGTTATTGCAACTAAG GTTGCTGGACCATCTGGGCAGATGACTTGGATTAGAGGTGGTCCTAAATCTTTGGATGCCACCAATATTAGTCAAGCTATAGATAATAG TTTGTTGCGGATGCAATTGGATTATATAGATCTTTATCAAATTCATTGGCCTGATCG GTATGTTCCAATGTTTGGAGAAACCGAATATGATCCAGTCCAACAATACTCTTCAATTAGTATAGATGAACAACTTGACGCTCTTAGCAGAGCAGTGAATGACGGGAAG ATCAGATACATTGGTCTTAGTAATGAAACACCGTATGGCTTGATGAAGTTTATTCAGGTTGCAGAAAAAAGTTCTTCCTACCCAAAGATAGTTTCTTTGCAG AATTCATATAGCTTGCTATGTAGGACTTTTGATTCTGCAATGGCTGAGTGCTGTCATCAGGAAAG TATTAGCCTGTTGGCCTACAGTCCTCTAGCAATGGGTATTCTTTCAGGCAAATATTTTTCCCATGGTAATGGTCCAGCAGATGCTCGTTtaaatcttttcaaag GAAAGTATTCAGAAGGAGAATCCAGATACAACTTGTCCAATAAAGCTATACAAGCAGCTGCTAGG GAATACCTTGATATTGCAAAAACATATGGTCTTCATCCTGTATCACTTGCTATAG GTCATTTGCTGTTACATGAGTTAATTGGAGCACTTTTAGCTTCTCTTTTTCATTTGCTATTAGCTCAGGATTTTACATTTGTGTCCACGAGCTGCTGA
- the LOC112417538 gene encoding TLC domain-containing protein At5g14285, whose product MGMLLLHQDWLVFPFFFFFLAIYLIGYSIIFRNKNPKIRSEFSSCLISLFHGTPAAIFGAISIFSDPNSGFASLNTAFQKTVLDYSIAYFVTDLLHYVVFFPSDVLFIAHHLATLFVIVTCRHVVSHGSFSVVVLLVLAEVTSACQNTWTLTGACRKENRFAARVYDVLSPPFYVVYSIVRGFVGPYFVFKMVVFYASGLAYGLVPTWIWVSWAVVVFSAIGVSILWVYTRWVELISERRTGAKLEEKIR is encoded by the coding sequence ATGGGAATGCTATTGTTACACCAAGATTGGTTAGTTttcccatttttcttcttcttccttgcaATTTACCTAATCGGTTACTCCATTATCTTCCGTAACAAAAACCCCAAAATCCGATCCGAATTCTCCAGCTGTTTAATCTCCCTCTTTCACGGCACACCCGCCGCAATCTTCGGCGCCATCTCCATCTTCTCCGACCCCAACAGCGGCTTCGCATCCCTCAACACCGCTTTCCAGAAAACCGTTCTTGATTACAGCATCGCTTACTTCGTAACCGATCTATTACACTACGTCGTTTTCTTCCCAAGCGACGTTCTCTTCATCGCTCATCATTTAGCCACGCTTTTCGTTATCGTCACGTGTCGTCACGTCGTTTCTCATGGCTCTTTCTCCGTCGTCGTTTTGCTTGTTCTCGCTGAAGTCACCAGCGCGTGTCAGAATACATGGACGCTCACCGGTGCTTGCCGGAAGGAAAATCGCTTCGCCGCTAGGGTTTACGATGTTCTGTCCCCGCCGTTTTACGTGGTGTATTCTATTGTGAGGGGCTTTGTGGGCCCATACTTTGTGTTTAAAATGGTGGTTTTCTATGCCAGTGGGCTTGCGTATGGGCTTGTTCCTACGTGGATTTGGGTTTCTTGGGCTGTCGTGGTTTTTTCAGCTATTGGTGTTAGTATTTTGTGGGTATACACTCGTTGGGTTGAACTCATTAGTGAAAGAAGAACTGGTGCAAAATTAGAGGAAAAAATTAGATAg
- the LOC112417434 gene encoding uncharacterized protein yields MFSSGWDVGGAGWRWSRRLWVWEEEMLGECAILLRNVSLQIGVRDTWRWLLDHSAGYTVSSAYQLLTSQDIPHVEGAAALVWHNHIPLKVSIFVWRLLRNRLPTRQNLVHRGILSDTAAGCLLGCGAVETSQHLFISCDFYGSLWSLVRAWLGVSGPDPCIVSDHFLQFTHSAGGLRARRSFMQLVWLFCAWIIWNDRNQRLFNNVGSSIDQLLDKVKWHSLWWLKASHAVFVFGYDLWWSRPLDCLGLG; encoded by the coding sequence ATGTTCTCTAGTGGGTGGGATGTGGGGGGAGCGGGTTGGAGATGGAGTCGGAGAttgtgggtgtgggaggaggagatgcTGGGGGAGTGTGCTATTTTACTTCGTAATGTTTCTTTGCAGATTGGTGTTAGAGATACTTGGAGATGGTTGCTGGATCACTCGGCAGGTTATACAGTTAGTAGCGCCTATCAGTTGTTGACTTCTCAGGATATCCCTCATGTCGAAGGTGCAGCTGCGTTGGTTTGGCATAATCATATTCCGCTTAAGGTCTCAATTTTTGTTTGGAGGCTGTTGCGGAATCGCTTGCCGACACGGCAAAATCTGGTTCATCGTGGAATCCTTTCAGATACTGCTGCTGGTTGTTTGTTAGGGTGCGGAGCTGTGGAGACTTCTCAGCATTTATTCATTTCTTGTGATTTTTATGGTTCATTGTGGTCTCTTGTTCGGGCGTGGCTTGGTGTCTCTGGACCTGATCCCTGTATTGTTTCCgatcattttcttcagtttacTCATTCAGCAGGTGGTTTGCGAGCAAGACGCTCTTTTATGCAGCTTGTCTGGTTGTTTTGCGCGTGGATTATATGGAATGACCGTAATCAAAGGTTGTTTAATAATGTAGGTAGTTCCATTGATCAGTTGTTGGATAAGGTCAAGTGGCATTCTTTGTGGTGGTTAAAAGCTAGCCATgccgtttttgtttttggttatgATTTGTGGTGGTCAAGACCCTTGGATTGTTTGGGTCTTGGCTAA